The Halorubrum salinarum genome segment GCCACGTCGAGGAAGACGCAGCCGTAGTTCGCGAAGAAGCCGTCGCCGACGCCGACGTTGTACCCGTAGTCGCAGCGGAACGGCGGCGCGACGGTCGCGTCGCCGCGGACCTCGCCGAACAGCTCCCCGAGCAGCCGCTCGCGGCGGTCGGTCTCCGTCGGAGCGGTGGCGTTGTACCGGCGGCAGCGCTCCTGCGCGCGCCGCCGGTCGGCGACCAGTTCGGGGGCCGACGGGTCGTACGCCTCGCCGGCGAGCATCCGCTCCTTCTCGCGTCCCATACGCCTCCCGGCGCGGCGAGCGACAAAAGGGCTGTCCGTCGCCGCGCCCGGGAGCGGAGAGGGGGCTGAGCGGCGGCCGGGCGGCGGCCGCCCGCCTCAGACGATCTTCATCATCCGCGTCTCGAACTTCCCGACGCGGACGCGGACCCAGCCCGCGAGCTCGTCGTCGAGGGCGGGGTCGTCGGTGTCGACGCGCAGCGCGCGCACGTCGTCCAGCTTCGCCCGCGACGCGACGATCCGGAGGTCGCAGCGCCGGATCACCGCCGGCGAGATCTGGGGGTTGCCGCGGCCGAAGACGAACCCTTGCCCGCCGATGGGGGAGACGACGATCACGTTCTCCTCGCCGAGCGCGTCGAGGATTTCGGCCTCCGTCGCGTCGCGGACGATCACCTCGCCGTCGCGCCACACGTCCACGCCGATCGGCGACGGCTCGAACCCCAACTCGTCCTTGATCGCGCCCACGGTCGACCCCGGACCGAGGACGAAGGTGACGCCCTCGCCGTCGCGCTCGCGAACGTCGGCGGCGACGCCCTCAGCCAGCGACTCGACGGTCCCGCTCGCGGTCTGTTTCGACGACTGGAGGTCCTCGGCGACGGGGACGTGCGCGACGCCGCGCAGCGTCGGGCTCACCTCCCCCTCGCGGTACGCGTCCTCGTCGATGTCCATCACCTCGCGGCGCTCCGTCCGCGAGAACGAGGCGGCGACCTCGGCGGCGTCCTCCGGCGAGACCGCGAACACCGACGAGTACACCTTCACCCCGGCGGGGACGCCGAGCATCGGCACGTCGGTTCCCTCCAGCGCGCCCGCGACGTCCGCGGCCGTGCCGTCGCCGCCGACGAATAAGACGAGGTCGACCGGAGCGGCGGTCCCGTCGCCGTCGACCGCGCCGTCCCCGTCGAGCCCGGCGAACGCCCGCACGACGGCGGTCGTGTGCGCCGCGGTCGTGTCGGTCGGTCCCGGCGCGTCGCCCTCGAAGGGGTCGACGACCCGCGCCGGCTCGAAGCCGGCCTCGCGGACGACGGACTCGCCCATCGGGTCCGCGGCCACCGACACGACGGCGTCGGACGCGACCGCGGCCAGTCGGTCCAGCGCGCGGCGCGCTCGCTCGGGCGCGCGCTGTTCCGCGCCGCGCTCGACCGCCTCCGCCACCTTCCCGTCGGTGCCCTTCAGCCCGACGCGGCCGCCCATGCCGGCGACAGGATTCACCGCGATCCCCACGTGCATGCCCGACGTTCACCGCGCCGGCCTCTTAAGCGAGCCGCGTCCGGTCGCGGCGCGCGGGGGCCGCCCCCGGCGACCCGGTCGGTCGGTTCATAAAGCCCCTCAACACGCGGACACG includes the following:
- a CDS encoding ATP-NAD kinase family protein, producing the protein MHVGIAVNPVAGMGGRVGLKGTDGKVAEAVERGAEQRAPERARRALDRLAAVASDAVVSVAADPMGESVVREAGFEPARVVDPFEGDAPGPTDTTAAHTTAVVRAFAGLDGDGAVDGDGTAAPVDLVLFVGGDGTAADVAGALEGTDVPMLGVPAGVKVYSSVFAVSPEDAAEVAASFSRTERREVMDIDEDAYREGEVSPTLRGVAHVPVAEDLQSSKQTASGTVESLAEGVAADVRERDGEGVTFVLGPGSTVGAIKDELGFEPSPIGVDVWRDGEVIVRDATEAEILDALGEENVIVVSPIGGQGFVFGRGNPQISPAVIRRCDLRIVASRAKLDDVRALRVDTDDPALDDELAGWVRVRVGKFETRMMKIV